In a single window of the Flavobacterium sp. W4I14 genome:
- a CDS encoding guanine deaminase (product_source=KO:K01487; cath_funfam=3.40.140.10; cog=COG0590; ko=KO:K01487; pfam=PF00383; superfamily=53927) — MNNQHQEYMRMAIELSVQNVSESIGGPFGAVVVKDGKLIAKSANKVTSTNDPTAHAEVSAIRLACTELNTFDLSGCVIYTSCEPCPMCLGAIYWARIDTIYYANTKADAEHIGFSDKFIYEELDKPMENRSLPVIQLMRDEALAAFKLWETSPMRIEY, encoded by the coding sequence ATGAACAATCAACATCAGGAATATATGCGGATGGCAATTGAGTTATCTGTGCAAAATGTAAGCGAAAGCATTGGTGGGCCTTTTGGAGCTGTAGTGGTAAAAGATGGGAAGTTGATTGCCAAATCGGCAAATAAGGTAACCTCTACCAACGATCCAACTGCGCATGCAGAGGTTTCGGCCATCAGGCTGGCCTGTACCGAATTAAATACTTTCGATTTAAGTGGCTGTGTAATTTACACCAGCTGTGAACCTTGTCCTATGTGTTTAGGCGCCATTTATTGGGCAAGAATTGATACGATTTATTATGCAAATACCAAGGCTGATGCCGAACACATTGGTTTTAGTGATAAATTTATTTACGAAGAGCTAGATAAGCCAATGGAAAACAGAAGCCTGCCGGTTATCCAACTGATGCGCGACGAAGCCCTGGCAGCTTTTAAGCTATGGGAAACCTCACCAATGAGGATAGAATATTAA